One segment of Pseudanabaena sp. PCC 6802 DNA contains the following:
- a CDS encoding TetR/AcrR family transcriptional regulator, giving the protein MPKIVDRDRYRKELLDRSFDLFAEKGYGSITMRQIAQGLGVSTGTLYHYFPSKEALFVQLVEELTARDISTFLAEADWVQGLSERIAALVNFVAKYEDYFSKQTILFLDFYQQQDRTKIENNEILARSWGQTKQAIAGYLQIPNMTIVDFILTFLNGLIVGRLCEGDRLSFEEQGAILKEMLANYLDKSLVAV; this is encoded by the coding sequence ATGCCTAAAATTGTCGATCGCGATCGGTATCGCAAAGAACTGCTGGATCGAAGTTTTGACCTGTTTGCTGAAAAGGGCTATGGCTCCATCACCATGCGCCAGATCGCGCAAGGTTTGGGAGTTTCTACTGGCACTCTCTACCACTACTTCCCCAGTAAAGAAGCTTTGTTCGTGCAGTTGGTTGAAGAGCTAACCGCGCGGGACATTTCAACTTTTCTGGCTGAAGCAGATTGGGTGCAGGGATTGTCAGAGCGAATCGCAGCACTGGTTAATTTCGTTGCTAAATACGAGGATTATTTCTCCAAGCAAACGATTCTCTTCCTCGACTTCTACCAGCAACAGGACAGGACTAAGATAGAGAATAACGAAATCTTGGCCCGTTCCTGGGGACAGACTAAGCAGGCTATTGCTGGCTACTTACAGATCCCCAACATGACGATCGTTGACTTCATCCTGACGTTTCTCAATGGCTTGATAGTAGGACGCTTGTGCGAAGGCGATCGCTTGTCATTTGAAGAACAGGGCGCGATTCTCAAAGAAATGTTAGCAAACTATTTAGACAAATCTCTGGTTGCTGTTTAG
- a CDS encoding PRC-barrel domain-containing protein, protein MHDRSEPYYYNSSLLYTNLVGREVCTDEAVLLGWVSGTCLDENTNIRSIIIVPLNSQLIPARFLSTYKLHSPNSGSDSAMETPLP, encoded by the coding sequence ATGCACGATCGCTCCGAGCCATATTACTATAACAGCAGCTTACTTTATACCAATCTAGTTGGCAGGGAGGTCTGTACGGATGAGGCTGTTTTATTAGGGTGGGTCAGCGGTACTTGTTTGGATGAGAATACCAATATTCGCTCGATAATCATTGTGCCTTTAAACTCGCAACTAATTCCTGCACGGTTTCTTAGTACCTATAAGTTGCATAGTCCCAATAGTGGCTCTGACAGTGCGATGGAGACACCTTTACCCTAA
- a CDS encoding biotin/lipoyl-binding protein, giving the protein MSSRLFFKSTNRLSIGLAIAATAMTSGIIFFAASQAGLLGKSPTSADAIVTPTTKKVTALGRLEPQTEVIRLSAPAALDGDRVTEILVKQSDRVKKGQVVAILDSRDRLQAALAEAKERVRVAQSRLAQVKAGAKSGEIQA; this is encoded by the coding sequence ATGAGTTCTAGATTATTCTTTAAGTCTACTAACCGACTGTCGATCGGTCTAGCGATCGCCGCTACTGCGATGACAAGTGGAATTATCTTTTTTGCTGCTTCTCAAGCTGGACTGCTGGGTAAAAGCCCGACATCTGCGGATGCGATCGTAACTCCTACCACTAAAAAAGTAACAGCACTGGGACGATTAGAGCCGCAAACAGAGGTGATTCGCCTCTCTGCTCCGGCTGCATTAGATGGCGATCGCGTAACGGAAATTCTAGTCAAGCAAAGCGATCGGGTTAAAAAAGGACAGGTAGTGGCAATTTTAGATAGTCGCGATCGCCTGCAAGCAGCCTTGGCAGAAGCCAAAGAACGAGTCCGGGTAGCACAGTCGCGTTTGGCACAGGTGAAAGCAGGTGCGAAGTCCGGTGAGATTCAAGCATAG